gatggagggagatggagggagatggagggagatggagggagatggagggagatggaggcGCTGGCAGGAGGTGGCCGCGCGCCGCGGGCCGCCGCGCTCAGGCGGGGCCCCCGGGCACCAGCTGGCCCAGGTCGGCTTCGGTGCAGCGCACCCACTCGCGGTAGAGGCTGCACACGCGGAGCCCCAGCACCTTGGCGGGGAAGacgccggcggcggcggcggtggcggcggcgggctCGGGCCGGGGCTCGCGGGGCTCGGCGCCCAGCGCGGCCAGCACGGCCTCCACGGCGGCGCCCAGCGCCCGGGCCCGGCGCGCGGCCTCCTCCAGGCGCCGCAGCAGGCGCGGCGCGCGCGGGTTCAGCTCGGCCTGCAGGCGGCGCACCACGtccagcagcggcggcagcgcgGCCAGCGCCCCCGCGTCCAGCCGCAGCCGCTCGGGCACCGGCAGGCCCGCGTGGCCCGGGGCCGGGGCGCTCAGGCCCGCCACCGGCAGCCGCGGGGGCGAGAAGCCGGGCAGCCCGAAGGGGTCTCCCTGGTGCTGCACCTGCGGAGACAGGCCGGTCAGTGGGACCCCGGGACGCCCCCGCTCCTggggcctccgtttccccatctcGCCGAGGACAGATTCCGTGATACACAAAGCAACGACCAGAAAAGCGACCTTACACCAGTGCCTTTGCTTCTTCATCTCTAAAACGGAATAACACTGCCAACTTCATAAGGTGGTTACGAGCATGTGAAAATCTCAAGTCAGGTCCTGGCCCCTGGGGAAGGCACCACACAcactagggcaagcatgtcaaactcaaaggctcacaCGGGCCAAATCAACAAGGCGGAAGTGTAGgtggccgcaaaaaaacaaaagctccaactttcatagaaacgtaggtttatttcgatagagacatgctgaatacaaagggctgaaataaatgagtcatctttacataaaataatagaacattttaataaaattaatattttttcttgaacactgacttaccagacactgaacacCTGCACAAATTAATCAGCGtcacgcaaataaacctatttttcttgttccctgaaagcgaaatatttcctgttgcgcacaccaaacaagtcagtccgagactaatgatgtggccatcggctgctaaaatattcgctgctagtattagtggagagaaatggtgcgcctgcgtataaggcatgtaagggaaatgaatgcgacacgattatagtcatcagtcattagcgaacgttgtagttcgttattaataattatgtataacaggatattgtaaaaaattaagttacaaaatttttattaaaacgtttcttgccaaaaccggtttggctcagtggatagagcgtcggcttgcggactgaaaggtcccaggttcgattccggtcaagggcatgtacctgggttgcgggcacatccccagtggggagtgtgcaggaggcagctgatcgatgtttctctctcatcgatgtttctaactctctatctctctcccttcctctctgtaaaaaatcaataaaatatattttaaaaaaaagaataaaaaaaataaaaataaaacgtttcttacataccgttatattggctgggccacatgcggcctgtgggctgcaagtttgacatgcttgcactagGGTGCAAATCCTGTCTCCATTTACTAACTGTtcagtttcttacaaaaccaTTTCCCTTCGCTGAGCCTCCCTCTCATctgtagaggtgtgtgtgtggggggcgggtggggcggggaggtggtACAGACCCTGTTCTGTCTTCCTACCAGGGATCTCCAGAGAATCAGGAAAGATAGTACGGGAactagtcccccccccccccgccccccctgcaactctcccacctctgcacctgcctggcacacagcaggggctTTGTGAATAACTGTCATAGGAGTGAACAGATAAAAGCTAAAGGTGATTTGTAATTTGTAAAACTGCCATACAATACTATTTATCCTTCGCTAACATCTTGCCTCTGGTTCACGCATTGTGCTTGCTGCTTTAAGCACACTATTCCCAATTGTCCCAATAATGGGTGTGATGGAATTATGATGACTTTGTAAATGAGGACTCTGGGCTGAAGAAGTACAGTGACTTGACCTGGGTCCTCCATCCAGGAAGGGGCAGAACTGGGATCGGAACCAAAGTTGGTAGGACGACAAAGCTGATTCTATTATCCCACTACCTCCTGTCATCATTGTTACATCATTATTGTAATGTTATCAttcctgcccaaggtcacagtaaGATTGGCAGGCCCACAGTCTGTCTGCTTCAAAACCATACCCCCCTTCACTACACTATAGTAATTTGGGGAAATACCTTCTGTTCTTAGGCAGGCCCTCTACCCCACCAAAGACATTGGCAGATCTCCCTCCTTTGTAAAAGTCCCCCGGGGATGGATTTTTTGACCCGGATTGAAACCCCTTCTTGGCCTCTCTGTATAACACAGGTCAGAGTTCACATCTCGTCTTGTTCAAATGCCTCCTCTGACAGCTGGTGAGAGCAAGGCCATGGAAGCGAGGTGACAAACCCGTACAGAGTCTGGAACCTGGGTTTCCTGACTCCCAGACCAGAGTTCTCTACACTCTCAGGTTGCCTCTGTCTTAAGCACCAAGGGAGCCTCCAAGCTTAGGTGGATGAAGGGGCCTTTGGGGAACAGAGATGACCCTCCTCCAAgtgctgtgtggcctggggcaaGTTACTGACCTCTCCTGGAGCCCCAGTTTCTGCAGCTAGGAAATGAGGTTGAGAAAACAGGTAGTCAAATAACCCTATGATCTGTATTTCCCTGATCCCCAGGCCCCCCCACACCCATCCCCACTCACATATTCCTGGAAGAGCTGCTCAGCGTATTTGGTGAGGAGGCGGGCAAGGCTGTGTGTCTGATGGATCTTGGCCTCCAAGAGGGGAAGGGGTGAGACTGAGGAGTCAGCCTGGGGGTCTTCTGGTGGGAAAAGGGGGGAGGAATGAGGGCAGCCCCAAGCCCTCCTGACCACTTCGGGCTGGCCCTTCCTTCCCGAACCCAGAAGCTCAGCTCTGAATTCTCCAACTTTTAAGCCAGGCAGGCTCTGTCCCATCCCAACTGAGGGAAAATGAGATACCAGACATTTGCCAAACGTTTTTTCTGCGTGAAATGTGTTCCCTGTCTCAAATTACTGTTGAAATACTATTAAAGCCAAATTCAAATACTGCCTCCTTAGTATTTGATTCACTTGGATTCACTCCTTCCCTTAAATtaacttctttcttcttcttaaggCCATTTGTTCATATTTCCAAGGTAGTTCTTTTAATGGCTCTTTTATGCGTGTGAATTGGCCTCATCCTGGGAGCCATTTGAGGGTAGGGCTCACatacctctgtacctctgtaatTGTTGGTGGAATTCAACATCACTGAAACACAGAACCTCAAACCGGAATGCGCCTttcagcccattttacagattgggAGACTTAAATCCCATTCCCTCCCTGATAGCCTTTTTACGCAAGGCGCTGGGCTGGGCACCAGACAGCATTAATTGAATCAGCGACCCGTCTTCCTTAACACAAGCTGAAAGGTGGTGCCCGGGAAGGACTACATTTCCCGAGAcgccccgcgcccgcgcccgggGCATGCTGGGGAATGTAGTACCGGCTTCTCAACTCTGGCGccgcatccccacccccaccccgcctgaGTTTCCCACCGCCTAGTCCTGTCTTTATCAGCCTTGACTCTCGTCTCTGGTTGTCATTCACTATCTACCGTGGCCCCAAGACTTCCCCCCCTAACCCTATcactccctctggccccagctctgaTTCTTTGCCAATATTCCAAGAGGACCCAGGCGTACAGCCTCGGCCACGACCCCAGTCCTCCCCCAGGGTGGACTCGAACCGCTCATCTCACCCCTGAGCCCACGTCCCTGAAGGCACAGCCCCCGCCTCCTCGAACTCCGGCGCCAGCACCGTCCCACAGCTCACCCACAGCTCACCCACAGCTCACCGCCTGTTACCTGACACCCGGCCCCGCTCTCCCCCTCTCCCGCCGCTCCCTTCCCCGACCCGAAGGTAGCGGGGACCCAaaccccagctgccagcccttcaGACACTGCTCCCCGTGGGCACTCGACAGTCACagtcagccccttacccagactccCCTCCCTCCGGCTCATGCTGGCCCCAGGCTGATCCCGTGGCCTCCACGCCCCCCTTCCAGGAcggggagaagggggaaagggTAGGGGCGGGCCCGGGCGCAGCCAATCAGGGCTCAAACCCCAAACAATTTCCCCCGCTCCCGCCCCGGGCGAGATTCCTTGTCCCGGAGTCCAGTTCACTGCCTGCTCCGCCGGGTTGAGCAGGGGCCCGAGCGGGGAAGCAGGTTGTGTGCCTGGTGGGTTTGGGACCTCGACCCCGGGGAGGAcggggaccagggctgggaggcagccctgcctcgggccaggaggaggagaggaggctcaGGCTCGGGTCTGGGACAAGGCGTGGCGCCGGGCTGCCTTTCGGAGAAAACTAGGGTtgtgggagagggtggggccgGCAGGACAGGAATGTGCGGCGCTCTCTCTTggctgggaaggagggggagcGGGGGTTCGAAGGCTTAGGTAACACCTGACCAGACACACACCTC
This is a stretch of genomic DNA from Myotis daubentonii chromosome 4, mMyoDau2.1, whole genome shotgun sequence. It encodes these proteins:
- the CTF1 gene encoding cardiotrophin-1 isoform X2 is translated as MSRREGSLEDPQADSSVSPLPLLEAKIHQTHSLARLLTKYAEQLFQEYVQHQGDPFGLPGFSPPRLPVAGLSAPAPGHAGLPVPERLRLDAGALAALPPLLDVVRRLQAELNPRAPRLLRRLEEAARRARALGAAVEAVLAALGAEPREPRPEPAAATAAAAGVFPAKVLGLRVCSLYREWVRCTEADLGQLVPGGPA
- the CTF1 gene encoding cardiotrophin-1 isoform X3; its protein translation is MSRREGSLDPQADSSVSPLPLLEAKIHQTHSLARLLTKYAEQLFQEYVQHQGDPFGLPGFSPPRLPVAGLSAPAPGHAGLPVPERLRLDAGALAALPPLLDVVRRLQAELNPRAPRLLRRLEEAARRARALGAAVEAVLAALGAEPREPRPEPAAATAAAAGVFPAKVLGLRVCSLYREWVRCTEADLGQLVPGGPA
- the CTF1 gene encoding cardiotrophin-1 isoform X1; translated protein: MLNSTNNYREDPQADSSVSPLPLLEAKIHQTHSLARLLTKYAEQLFQEYVQHQGDPFGLPGFSPPRLPVAGLSAPAPGHAGLPVPERLRLDAGALAALPPLLDVVRRLQAELNPRAPRLLRRLEEAARRARALGAAVEAVLAALGAEPREPRPEPAAATAAAAGVFPAKVLGLRVCSLYREWVRCTEADLGQLVPGGPA